One window of the Shewanella cyperi genome contains the following:
- a CDS encoding DUF3389 family protein has product MVIPVPGGKLIITPHEVQARLAEGAVALSALVEDVRLLDKAGLIIADAGAVRWQLKLSAEQLQEIREFLGLPETE; this is encoded by the coding sequence ATGGTAATCCCAGTCCCGGGTGGAAAGCTAATCATAACGCCCCATGAAGTGCAGGCCCGCCTGGCAGAGGGTGCCGTTGCCCTGTCGGCCCTGGTGGAAGATGTGCGCTTGCTGGACAAGGCCGGTTTGATCATCGCCGATGCCGGCGCCGTGCGCTGGCAACTGAAGTTGAGTGCGGAGCAGCTTCAGGAGATCCGCGAATTTCTCGGCTTGCCCGAGACCGAATGA
- a CDS encoding response regulator transcription factor: MRKTLKILLIEDNLALAGQLVSFLEGLGWQVDYAAEGKLGLQLANQYAFDVVLLDLNLPDTDGLQICQAILASANIKPPILMLTARDAYQDKASGFAAGADDYLTKPFDLRELALRCEALARRRELFQQQSLEIGQLKICRRQRQVWWQGQPIALTATGFAILQKLMENHPYPSSRRELIEHVWPEEEPESNALKAHIYTLRKSLEPAVGHPLIHTISTIGYQLQGLTDA, translated from the coding sequence TTGCGAAAGACTCTGAAAATTCTGTTGATCGAAGACAATTTGGCGCTGGCCGGCCAGTTGGTCAGTTTTCTGGAAGGGCTTGGTTGGCAGGTGGATTATGCCGCTGAAGGCAAGCTGGGTTTGCAACTGGCCAATCAGTATGCTTTTGATGTGGTGCTGCTGGATTTAAACCTGCCGGATACCGATGGCCTGCAGATCTGCCAGGCCATTTTGGCCAGTGCCAACATCAAACCGCCGATCCTTATGCTGACCGCCCGGGACGCTTATCAGGATAAAGCCAGCGGCTTTGCCGCTGGCGCGGATGATTATCTGACCAAACCATTTGATCTGCGTGAACTGGCGTTGCGCTGTGAGGCACTGGCCCGGCGCCGGGAGCTGTTTCAGCAACAGAGTCTGGAAATTGGCCAGTTGAAAATATGCCGCAGGCAACGCCAGGTCTGGTGGCAAGGTCAGCCCATAGCGCTGACGGCCACGGGTTTCGCCATATTGCAAAAGCTGATGGAAAATCACCCCTATCCCAGCTCACGTCGCGAGTTGATTGAGCATGTCTGGCCAGAGGAAGAGCCGGAAAGTAATGCGCTGAAGGCGCACATTTACACCTTGCGCAAAAGTCTTGAGCCCGCGGTAGGACACCCATTGATCCATACCATCAGCACTATTGGCTACCAGCTCCAGGGGCTGACCGATGCTTAA
- a CDS encoding FKBP-type peptidyl-prolyl cis-trans isomerase → MSIKDDMVVQFFYTLRDEKGEVLESNEGHEPVAYLHGHHNMMPGVEKAIEGKAVGDKFSVTLPASETYGERIEGAEQRVSVKHLLGANNWKPGMRAVVHTDQGQRQVTVLKVGKFMATVDINHPLAGRELTFDLHISDARDATAEEIAHGHAHGVGGHHH, encoded by the coding sequence ATGAGCATTAAAGACGATATGGTAGTGCAGTTTTTCTATACCCTGCGCGACGAAAAAGGTGAGGTACTGGAAAGCAACGAGGGCCATGAGCCCGTGGCTTACCTGCACGGCCATCACAACATGATGCCCGGCGTGGAAAAGGCCATTGAAGGCAAGGCCGTGGGTGACAAGTTCAGCGTGACCCTGCCTGCCAGCGAAACCTACGGTGAGCGCATTGAAGGCGCCGAGCAACGCGTTTCCGTGAAACACCTGCTGGGTGCCAACAACTGGAAACCGGGCATGCGCGCCGTGGTGCACACGGATCAGGGCCAGCGCCAGGTAACAGTACTCAAGGTCGGCAAGTTCATGGCCACAGTGGACATCAACCACCCACTGGCCGGTCGCGAGTTGACCTTTGATCTGCACATCAGCGATGCCCGCGACGCCACTGCCGAGGAAATCGCCCATGGTCACGCCCATGGCGTGGGTGGTCATCACCACTGA
- a CDS encoding lytic murein transglycosylase, which produces MANTQAGDIPPHDPQAFAACLQALHTKAQQQGLGDQSLAAIDKLSYVPRVIELDRNQPEFTQTFEGYFSKRINDWRVQQGRKMFKEQGPLLKKLQREYGIPPQYLLAFWGLETNFGAYKGKMPVLDSLATLACDARRSEYFTSELLTALALAERNKLQPDALIGSWAGAMGHTQFMPSAYSKYAKDGDGDGRADLIGSVPDALTSAANFLMHLGWQRNERWGREVALPKKFDFSQVGRDHKLPLADWAAKGVTLPSGKPLPVADMKAALYLPAGHKGPAFIGYSNFDVIMRWNRSEFYAIAVGHLADRINGAVALTVAPPVQPVRSRASLKALQDKLNTLGFDAGKADGVLGAKSLAAIRAFQQSKGLIADGFADDATFEALGLLHTE; this is translated from the coding sequence CTGGCCAACACCCAGGCCGGTGATATCCCACCCCATGATCCACAGGCTTTTGCCGCCTGTTTGCAGGCCTTGCACACCAAGGCGCAGCAGCAGGGACTTGGTGACCAGAGTCTGGCCGCCATCGACAAACTCAGCTACGTCCCCAGGGTGATTGAGCTGGACCGCAACCAGCCGGAATTCACCCAGACCTTCGAAGGCTATTTCAGCAAACGCATCAACGACTGGCGGGTGCAGCAGGGCCGTAAAATGTTCAAGGAACAGGGCCCGCTGCTGAAAAAATTGCAGAGGGAATACGGCATTCCGCCCCAGTATCTGTTGGCGTTCTGGGGCCTGGAAACCAACTTCGGCGCCTATAAGGGCAAGATGCCGGTGCTGGATTCACTGGCGACCCTGGCCTGTGATGCCCGCCGCAGTGAGTACTTTACCAGTGAATTGCTGACGGCCCTGGCGCTGGCGGAGCGCAACAAGTTGCAACCCGATGCCTTGATTGGCTCCTGGGCCGGCGCCATGGGACACACCCAGTTTATGCCCTCGGCTTACAGCAAGTATGCCAAGGACGGAGATGGTGACGGCCGGGCCGATCTTATTGGCAGCGTGCCCGACGCCCTGACCTCGGCGGCCAACTTTCTGATGCACCTGGGTTGGCAGCGCAACGAACGCTGGGGCAGGGAAGTGGCCCTGCCGAAAAAATTCGATTTCAGCCAGGTGGGGCGGGACCATAAACTGCCTCTCGCCGACTGGGCGGCCAAGGGCGTGACCCTGCCCTCGGGTAAGCCATTACCCGTGGCGGACATGAAGGCGGCGCTCTATCTACCGGCAGGACACAAGGGGCCGGCCTTTATCGGTTACAGCAATTTTGATGTGATCATGCGCTGGAACCGTTCAGAATTTTATGCCATTGCCGTGGGTCATTTGGCTGACAGGATCAATGGCGCAGTGGCACTGACGGTGGCACCGCCGGTGCAGCCGGTACGCAGCCGCGCCAGCCTCAAAGCCCTGCAGGATAAGCTCAATACCCTGGGTTTTGATGCCGGCAAGGCAGACGGGGTCTTGGGGGCCAAGTCCTTGGCCGCGATCCGCGCCTTCCAGCAAAGCAAGGGGCTTATCGCCGACGGTTTTGCCGATGATGCGACCTTTGAAGCCTTGGGGCTCTTGCATACCGAATAG
- a CDS encoding DUF2750 domain-containing protein, protein MSEMNTELGQFVSNVQESQLLWGLQDAGGEGWVVCDSSEYEDTDVMPLWSSEALAKSHCTEEWANYLVASISLVEFLEYWVEDLNNDGVLIGVDWKANEDCLELDPVDVAKALAEVEAE, encoded by the coding sequence ATGAGCGAAATGAACACCGAGCTGGGCCAGTTTGTCAGCAATGTACAAGAAAGCCAGTTGCTTTGGGGACTGCAGGATGCGGGCGGTGAAGGCTGGGTTGTGTGTGATTCAAGCGAATACGAAGACACCGACGTCATGCCACTGTGGTCCAGCGAAGCGCTGGCCAAGAGCCACTGCACCGAGGAGTGGGCCAATTACCTGGTGGCCTCCATCAGCCTGGTAGAATTCCTCGAATACTGGGTGGAAGATCTGAACAATGACGGCGTGCTGATCGGTGTTGACTGGAAAGCCAACGAAGATTGTCTGGAGCTGGATCCGGTTGATGTCGCCAAGGCGCTGGCCGAGGTTGAAGCCGAATAA
- a CDS encoding Hsp20 family protein translates to MRNYDLTPLYRSAIGFDRLAQLAEHAAANNGNNGYPPYNIELLGENRYRITMAVAGFAMEELEISSEGDKLLVKGNKQDKASERKYLYQGIAERGFERTFQLADYVTVTGAYLEHGLLNIDLVREIPEALKPRRIEIGNRPLIESDAH, encoded by the coding sequence ATGCGTAACTATGATTTGACCCCACTTTACCGCAGTGCCATTGGTTTTGACCGTCTGGCACAACTGGCAGAGCATGCCGCCGCCAACAACGGCAACAACGGTTATCCTCCCTACAACATCGAACTCCTGGGCGAGAACCGCTACCGCATCACCATGGCGGTCGCCGGCTTTGCCATGGAAGAGCTGGAGATCAGCAGTGAAGGTGACAAGCTGCTGGTGAAGGGTAACAAGCAGGACAAGGCAAGTGAACGCAAATATCTGTATCAGGGCATAGCCGAGCGCGGCTTTGAACGCACCTTCCAGCTGGCCGATTATGTGACAGTGACAGGTGCCTACCTGGAACACGGCCTGCTCAACATCGATTTGGTGCGGGAAATTCCCGAAGCCCTCAAACCCCGCCGGATTGAAATCGGCAACAGGCCTTTGATTGAGTCAGACGCTCATTAA
- a CDS encoding sensor histidine kinase, with the protein MLKHGTHALLGGLIIVGAGLSMWLVVAFGDTLQQLIASQLLEQEQVYLQAHPTSDILMPSRHYFRLREGQLPPSAEALQHDQAVFVVQETGEPRYAVAFTPPTRAFAQSATAKPALWLELDLAAALPLADFMLLFRGLTAGLLLLFAGTGLWLLYRLSRARRRLQAALQREQDFVNDISHELRTPLTLIQNALTLAGKTPLAGEQLNLVKDASAALSQQLSVLLALARKQQTPAEQLPLLPQLEQSMFTLYQTEPEFVSQISLDLPEQLSVTGNPQLIQLLLLNIIGNACYHGGGAALHIDCRGRTLQFSNQIARLPNGTTTVNSRYQGFGHGTSLIRRIAAELDWPITVRSDQQQYQVSLTL; encoded by the coding sequence ATGCTTAAACATGGTACCCACGCCCTGCTGGGCGGCCTTATTATTGTGGGGGCTGGGCTGAGTATGTGGTTGGTAGTTGCTTTCGGTGACACGTTGCAGCAACTTATCGCCAGCCAGCTTCTGGAGCAGGAGCAAGTCTATTTACAGGCTCATCCGACATCCGACATCCTGATGCCATCTCGGCACTATTTCCGACTGCGAGAAGGCCAATTACCGCCGAGCGCAGAAGCACTGCAACACGATCAGGCCGTGTTTGTAGTGCAGGAAACCGGGGAGCCCCGCTATGCAGTTGCCTTCACACCGCCAACCAGAGCATTCGCACAGTCAGCCACGGCAAAGCCTGCTCTGTGGCTGGAGCTGGATCTGGCCGCAGCCCTGCCGCTGGCCGACTTTATGCTGTTGTTTCGAGGTCTAACCGCCGGTTTGCTATTACTCTTTGCCGGCACGGGACTGTGGTTGCTGTACCGGCTGAGCCGGGCACGGCGTAGGCTGCAGGCAGCGTTGCAACGCGAACAGGATTTTGTGAACGATATCAGTCACGAATTGCGCACGCCGCTCACGCTGATCCAGAACGCCCTGACCCTCGCCGGTAAAACGCCATTGGCGGGTGAACAGCTGAACCTGGTGAAAGATGCCAGCGCGGCCTTGAGTCAACAACTCAGTGTGTTACTGGCGCTGGCCAGAAAGCAACAAACTCCCGCGGAACAGTTGCCACTGCTGCCACAACTCGAGCAATCGATGTTTACCCTTTATCAAACCGAGCCTGAATTTGTCAGCCAGATAAGCCTTGATTTGCCGGAGCAACTGTCGGTGACAGGCAATCCGCAGTTGATCCAACTGTTGTTGCTCAACATCATAGGCAACGCCTGTTACCACGGTGGTGGCGCAGCGCTGCACATAGATTGTCGGGGCAGGACTTTGCAATTTTCCAATCAAATCGCCCGCTTGCCCAACGGCACCACCACAGTCAACAGCCGTTATCAGGGCTTTGGCCATGGCACCAGTCTTATTCGGCGCATTGCGGCCGAACTGGATTGGCCCATCACAGTGCGAAGCGATCAGCAGCAGTACCAAGTCAGCCTGACGCTTTAG
- a CDS encoding aminoglycoside phosphotransferase family protein, which produces MYQLSATLGAWVEAQIGAPITETRINDSGWSNLVIEINRAWVLRLPKALSDRHSETPWLAESALELGILQALGPRLAGVALPQPLANSLAMPVAPDKASAPSPQPGLLYPRLPGMGMSPAQLTDDNLELARDLGRVLAAIHGTRPQFQGLEAYPYGDGDFWTSLWPMAIRQLSQEALKLAEHYFRDAHERGLDGRQLKPVLCHGDFGPANLLLKEACSQSPPRLGAVLDFSDCCLQDPALDFAPLLRRAGKVFGQQLLASYRQHLGETAWQALEPASLFDRCEFQARRKALFVLWYGDKYGFHSQGSQDFFRSSFSRG; this is translated from the coding sequence TTGTATCAGCTATCTGCAACGCTTGGCGCCTGGGTTGAAGCCCAAATCGGTGCCCCGATAACCGAAACCCGGATCAATGACAGCGGTTGGAGCAATCTGGTCATCGAGATTAACCGCGCCTGGGTGCTGCGCCTGCCCAAGGCCCTATCGGACAGGCACTCGGAAACACCCTGGCTGGCGGAAAGCGCTCTTGAACTGGGAATACTCCAGGCACTGGGACCAAGGTTGGCGGGTGTTGCGCTGCCACAGCCGCTGGCCAATTCTCTGGCCATGCCCGTGGCCCCGGATAAAGCATCTGCGCCGTCACCCCAGCCCGGACTCCTGTACCCGCGCCTGCCCGGCATGGGAATGAGCCCGGCTCAGCTGACCGATGACAACCTTGAGCTTGCCCGGGATCTGGGCCGGGTACTTGCCGCCATTCACGGCACCCGGCCCCAATTTCAGGGACTTGAGGCCTATCCCTACGGCGATGGGGATTTTTGGACCAGCCTCTGGCCCATGGCAATCCGGCAGCTATCACAGGAGGCGCTCAAGCTTGCCGAGCACTATTTCCGCGATGCCCATGAGCGCGGGCTCGACGGCCGTCAGCTCAAGCCGGTGCTCTGTCATGGCGACTTCGGTCCGGCCAACTTGCTGCTGAAAGAGGCCTGTTCGCAAAGCCCCCCACGGCTTGGGGCTGTGCTGGATTTCAGTGATTGCTGTCTGCAGGATCCGGCGCTGGATTTTGCGCCCCTGCTGCGCCGTGCCGGCAAGGTCTTTGGTCAGCAGCTGTTGGCCAGTTACCGGCAACATCTCGGCGAGACAGCTTGGCAGGCTTTGGAGCCCGCCAGCCTGTTTGATCGCTGCGAGTTCCAAGCACGGCGCAAGGCGCTGTTCGTGCTCTGGTATGGCGACAAATATGGCTTTCACAGTCAGGGTAGCCAGGACTTTTTCAGGAGCAGCTTTAGCAGAGGCTGA
- a CDS encoding helix-turn-helix transcriptional regulator encodes MSLDELNHGQKQRLAFIDFSLQYFGEVSRQDLIAKFATGLAAATRDLACYRELAPANMQLVHQTKSYHRLPGFKALFPHDPESILHGLARGFGDGLSHPVRPSAVCLDAVSLIHPSPEIIAALMRAIQAGASLKLHYVSTSSGERQREIVPHALVNNGQRWHVRGYDRLGGKFSDFVVTRIKGISGQGPEPEQHELAAADDYWQRLVTLVLVPHPSLAHPEAIALDFNMVKGKLEIPCRAALAGYLLRQWSVDCSPKQQIRSGVCQLALANPEVLTDIEHLTIVPGAQVKA; translated from the coding sequence ATGTCACTGGATGAACTCAATCACGGCCAGAAACAACGTCTGGCCTTTATCGATTTCAGTTTGCAATACTTCGGCGAAGTGAGTCGCCAGGATCTTATCGCCAAGTTTGCCACCGGCCTGGCGGCGGCCACCCGGGATCTGGCCTGCTATCGCGAGCTGGCACCGGCCAATATGCAGCTGGTACACCAGACCAAAAGTTACCATCGTTTACCCGGCTTCAAGGCCCTGTTTCCACACGATCCCGAAAGCATATTGCACGGCCTGGCAAGGGGCTTCGGTGATGGCCTGTCACACCCTGTGCGTCCGAGCGCCGTGTGCCTTGATGCCGTGTCCCTTATTCATCCCTCACCGGAAATCATTGCCGCCCTGATGCGTGCCATTCAGGCTGGCGCTTCGCTGAAACTCCACTATGTGTCCACCTCGTCCGGCGAGCGCCAGCGGGAAATCGTGCCCCATGCCCTGGTCAACAATGGCCAGCGCTGGCATGTGCGCGGTTATGACCGCTTGGGCGGCAAGTTCAGTGATTTCGTGGTGACCCGCATCAAGGGGATCAGCGGCCAGGGGCCGGAACCCGAGCAGCATGAGCTCGCCGCGGCCGATGATTATTGGCAGCGACTGGTGACCCTGGTGCTGGTGCCGCATCCATCGCTGGCACACCCGGAGGCCATAGCCCTGGATTTCAACATGGTGAAGGGCAAACTTGAGATCCCCTGCCGGGCGGCCCTGGCGGGTTACTTGCTGCGCCAGTGGAGTGTGGATTGCAGTCCGAAACAGCAGATCCGCTCCGGTGTCTGCCAACTGGCGCTGGCCAACCCGGAAGTCTTGACCGATATTGAACATCTGACCATAGTGCCGGGCGCCCAGGTAAAAGCCTGA
- a CDS encoding M1 family metallopeptidase gives MNNFKTITGCLAALLALSLPLSVSATPALPSATPTASESQASAPASTSISANDRLTFANYHEVSVSHIDMDLSLDFEQQRIEGQVELSLDWHSDSRHLLLDSRGLDIHSVQALNSDGQWHQAQFSLGAHHGVMGEPVEIRLNARETKVRINYRSAEVASGLQWLSAAQTQGKSQPFMFSQNQAIHARSWLPLQDTPAVRSTFSARISAPEGITVVMGAERTEAVDGVTVFNMPQAIPSYLIALAAGDLHYAAFDERSGVWAEPAMLAKAKAEFEQTPEMITIASKRYGDYRWGRYDLLILPPSFPFGGMENPRLSFITPTVIAGDKSLVSLIAHELAHSWSGNLVTNASWDDLWLNEGFTSYVENRIMEDLYGRERALMEQSIAVGELRDEVSSLDGADTRLEIDLGQRDPDDAFSSVPYTKGQQFLVFLEQTFGREPFDTFLKGYFEHHAFASIDRREFRRYLNAELLSRFPGRVTASEIETWLQGEGPGPVLPNPGSHAFDRVDRDAKLWQNGKLKASDIDTAGWTVHHWLHLLNNLPRDLSHPQLAELDTHFGLSQQGNSEIAFSWFKLALACGYYEVKPELGAYLEHIGRRRLVVPLYEALAASSEKAWARDIFAKAKPGYHPVTVASIEKLLR, from the coding sequence ATGAATAATTTCAAAACCATCACCGGCTGCCTGGCAGCACTGCTGGCCCTGTCCCTGCCCTTATCGGTCAGTGCCACTCCCGCCCTGCCCTCGGCTACGCCGACAGCCTCTGAATCCCAGGCCTCAGCGCCTGCCTCAACCTCAATATCAGCCAATGACAGGCTCACCTTTGCCAACTACCACGAGGTGAGTGTCAGCCATATCGACATGGATCTCAGCCTCGATTTTGAACAGCAGCGCATCGAAGGCCAGGTGGAACTGAGCCTTGATTGGCACAGCGACAGTCGGCATCTGCTGCTCGACAGCCGTGGCCTAGACATCCACTCGGTGCAGGCACTGAACAGCGATGGCCAATGGCATCAGGCTCAATTCAGTCTCGGCGCCCACCATGGGGTCATGGGCGAGCCAGTGGAAATCCGGCTCAACGCCCGGGAGACCAAGGTACGGATCAACTACCGCTCCGCCGAGGTGGCCTCGGGGCTGCAGTGGCTGAGCGCAGCCCAGACCCAGGGTAAAAGCCAACCCTTTATGTTCAGCCAGAATCAGGCCATCCATGCGCGTAGCTGGCTGCCACTGCAGGACACCCCAGCGGTGCGCAGCACCTTCAGCGCCCGTATCAGCGCCCCCGAAGGCATTACCGTGGTCATGGGCGCCGAGCGCACCGAGGCTGTGGATGGCGTAACTGTGTTTAACATGCCCCAGGCCATTCCCTCTTACCTTATTGCCCTGGCCGCCGGCGATCTGCACTATGCGGCATTTGATGAGCGCAGTGGTGTTTGGGCCGAGCCCGCCATGCTGGCCAAAGCCAAGGCGGAATTTGAGCAGACCCCGGAGATGATTACTATCGCTTCCAAGCGCTATGGCGACTACCGCTGGGGTCGATACGACTTGTTAATCCTGCCCCCCAGCTTCCCCTTTGGCGGCATGGAAAACCCCAGGCTGTCTTTTATCACCCCGACGGTTATCGCCGGCGACAAAAGCCTGGTGAGCCTGATTGCCCATGAGCTGGCCCACTCCTGGTCAGGCAATCTGGTCACCAACGCCAGTTGGGATGACCTCTGGCTCAACGAGGGCTTCACCAGTTATGTGGAAAACCGCATCATGGAAGATCTCTACGGCAGGGAGCGGGCGCTGATGGAGCAAAGCATCGCCGTGGGTGAATTGCGCGACGAGGTCAGCAGCCTAGATGGCGCCGATACCCGGCTGGAGATAGATCTGGGGCAGCGGGATCCGGACGATGCCTTCAGCAGCGTGCCCTACACCAAGGGGCAACAGTTCCTGGTATTTCTGGAGCAGACCTTTGGCCGCGAGCCATTCGATACTTTTCTCAAAGGCTATTTCGAGCACCATGCCTTTGCAAGCATCGACAGGCGGGAATTCCGCCGCTATCTGAACGCTGAACTGTTGTCACGCTTTCCGGGCCGGGTAACAGCATCCGAAATCGAAACCTGGCTCCAGGGCGAAGGCCCGGGACCCGTCTTGCCCAACCCCGGCAGCCATGCCTTCGATAGGGTCGATAGGGATGCCAAGCTATGGCAAAACGGCAAGCTCAAGGCCAGTGACATAGATACCGCGGGCTGGACAGTGCACCACTGGCTGCACCTGCTGAATAACCTGCCGCGGGATCTCAGCCATCCGCAGCTGGCGGAGCTGGACACTCACTTCGGGCTCAGCCAACAGGGCAACAGTGAAATCGCCTTTTCCTGGTTCAAGCTGGCACTTGCCTGCGGCTATTATGAGGTCAAACCCGAGCTGGGTGCCTATCTGGAGCACATAGGACGGCGCCGCCTGGTGGTGCCACTGTACGAAGCGCTGGCGGCGTCCAGCGAAAAGGCCTGGGCCCGGGACATCTTCGCCAAAGCCAAGCCCGGTTATCACCCGGTGACAGTGGCAAGCATAGAGAAGCTGCTGCGTTAA
- a CDS encoding alpha/beta hydrolase: MSANSYSLLNNAIVIEPKVEARYSVIWLHGLGDSGAGFAPVVPALGLPADHAIRFIFPHAPEQPVTINGGYVMRSWYDIKSMDLHDRADMEGVLASESLVKALLEAEIAKGIPAGRIVLAGFSQGGVMSLFTGLRFPERLAGIMALSCYLPQGDALPEQLSAANAGTRILQQHGTEDDVVPLFAGEMAASALKKAGYPLQWQTYTMPHSVLPNQLTDIANWLLETFAKAE, from the coding sequence ATGTCAGCCAACAGCTATTCCCTGCTGAATAATGCCATCGTTATCGAACCCAAGGTCGAAGCCCGTTACTCGGTGATCTGGCTCCATGGCCTGGGCGACTCAGGTGCCGGTTTTGCCCCTGTGGTTCCTGCACTGGGGTTACCTGCAGATCACGCCATTCGTTTCATCTTTCCCCACGCGCCGGAGCAGCCGGTCACCATCAACGGTGGCTATGTCATGCGCTCCTGGTATGACATCAAGAGCATGGATTTGCACGACAGGGCGGACATGGAAGGGGTGTTGGCCTCCGAATCCCTGGTAAAGGCGCTGCTTGAGGCCGAAATCGCCAAGGGCATTCCGGCCGGGCGCATTGTTCTGGCGGGATTCAGCCAGGGTGGGGTCATGAGCCTGTTTACCGGATTGCGCTTTCCAGAGCGTCTGGCGGGTATTATGGCGCTGTCCTGCTATTTGCCCCAGGGTGATGCTTTGCCGGAGCAATTGAGTGCGGCCAATGCGGGCACCCGAATATTGCAACAACATGGAACCGAGGACGATGTGGTGCCCTTGTTTGCCGGTGAAATGGCGGCATCGGCCCTGAAAAAAGCCGGTTATCCGTTGCAGTGGCAGACCTACACCATGCCGCACAGCGTACTGCCCAACCAGTTGACAGATATAGCAAACTGGTTGCTGGAAACCTTTGCCAAGGCCGAATAA
- the ushA gene encoding bifunctional UDP-sugar hydrolase/5'-nucleotidase UshA, protein MSAKLVKGLLATAVLAALAGCNGSDNEVKVPASCAEAGDACKVFTVLHTNDNHGRFWENKDGEYGMAARKALVDAIRAEVESNGGEVLLLSGGDINTGVPESDLQDAVPDFIGMNKIGYDAMAVGNHEFDNPLSILDMQRTLADFPFLAANIYKADGSRYFDAYKVFELNGVKVAVIGLTTEDTAKIGNPEFISELEFRDPKEEVAKVIKEIKDGKLADIIIATTHMGHYADGQNGSNAPGDVAMARALNQGDLQLIVGGHSQNPVCMEAGNTAYAEFQAGDDCTPDQQNGTWIMQAHEWGKYVGRADFEYYNGELHLASYKLIPVNLVKTVVDESGNKSKVLVADKIEPDTELKELLQYYQDRGQGKLDEVIGTTDAKLEGDRAVVRGQQTNLGRLIAMAQATQVNADFGVMNSGGVRASIAAGDISYRDVLTVQPFGNTVTLSTMTGAEVADYLGVVASMQRNSGAYAQITGVKMTVDCTAKSVAISEINGKDFSATDSYTFTVPSFNAAGGDGYPALAPIQTGYVDADVLYNFFKAKEAIVAADYEPMGDIVYTNSNSPLGCEVTAQ, encoded by the coding sequence ATGTCTGCGAAATTGGTAAAAGGCCTGCTGGCCACGGCCGTATTGGCCGCCCTGGCCGGTTGTAACGGCAGTGACAATGAGGTTAAGGTGCCTGCCAGTTGTGCCGAAGCCGGCGATGCCTGCAAGGTATTCACTGTATTGCACACCAACGACAACCATGGCCGTTTCTGGGAAAACAAAGACGGTGAATATGGTATGGCGGCCCGCAAGGCTCTGGTTGATGCTATTCGCGCCGAAGTAGAGAGCAATGGCGGTGAAGTACTGCTGCTGTCCGGCGGTGACATCAACACAGGTGTGCCCGAGTCTGACTTGCAGGACGCGGTTCCCGATTTCATCGGCATGAACAAAATAGGCTACGATGCCATGGCCGTGGGTAACCACGAGTTCGACAACCCACTGTCTATCCTCGATATGCAGCGCACTTTGGCCGACTTCCCCTTCCTGGCGGCCAACATCTATAAAGCCGACGGCAGCCGTTACTTCGATGCCTACAAGGTATTCGAGCTCAATGGTGTGAAAGTGGCCGTGATCGGTCTGACCACCGAAGACACTGCCAAGATTGGCAACCCTGAATTTATCAGCGAGCTGGAATTCCGCGATCCCAAAGAAGAAGTGGCCAAGGTCATCAAGGAAATCAAAGACGGCAAGCTGGCCGATATCATCATAGCCACTACCCACATGGGTCACTATGCCGATGGCCAGAACGGCAGCAATGCCCCAGGTGATGTGGCCATGGCCCGTGCCCTGAACCAGGGCGACCTGCAGCTGATCGTTGGCGGTCACTCTCAAAACCCTGTGTGTATGGAAGCCGGCAACACGGCTTACGCCGAGTTCCAAGCCGGTGACGACTGTACCCCGGATCAACAAAACGGCACCTGGATCATGCAGGCCCACGAATGGGGCAAGTATGTGGGTCGCGCCGATTTCGAATACTACAACGGTGAACTGCACCTGGCTTCTTACAAGTTGATCCCGGTGAACCTGGTCAAGACAGTGGTCGATGAGTCCGGCAACAAGAGCAAGGTGCTGGTTGCCGACAAGATTGAGCCCGATACCGAGCTGAAAGAGCTGCTGCAGTACTATCAAGACCGCGGTCAGGGCAAACTGGACGAAGTGATTGGCACAACCGATGCCAAACTGGAAGGTGACCGCGCCGTGGTTCGTGGCCAGCAAACCAACCTGGGCCGTCTGATCGCCATGGCTCAGGCCACTCAAGTCAACGCCGACTTCGGTGTAATGAACTCAGGTGGTGTGCGTGCCTCTATCGCCGCCGGTGACATTTCTTACCGCGACGTGTTGACAGTACAGCCATTTGGCAACACTGTGACCCTGAGCACTATGACAGGTGCCGAAGTGGCCGATTACCTGGGTGTGGTTGCCAGCATGCAACGCAATTCAGGTGCCTATGCCCAGATCACCGGCGTTAAGATGACAGTGGATTGTACCGCCAAGTCTGTGGCCATCAGCGAAATCAACGGTAAGGACTTCAGCGCAACCGATAGCTACACCTTCACTGTGCCCAGCTTCAACGCCGCCGGCGGTGACGGTTACCCGGCTCTGGCGCCTATCCAAACAGGTTATGTGGATGCCGACGTGCTGTACAACTTCTTCAAGGCCAAAGAAGCCATTGTGGCTGCCGACTATGAGCCGATGGGCGACATAGTTTACACCAACTCCAATAGTCCTCTGGGTTGCGAAGTGACCGCTCAGTAA